The DNA segment TGCTGTCACAACCCACGCCCGCATGGTCCAGCCTGTCAGGGCACCAACCTGCCTTATTTTGTCTTCAGTACCTCATCCCAGGCAGCCCGACACTCTCTCAGCCTCTAGAGAGGCTCCTCCCCCCTCTCGGGGCCACTGCCCTGGCCTGATGCTCAAAGCCATTAATGGAAGGACCTGATATTTGTTCTCTCAGGGAGTAAGAGGTCCAGGGATCGAAGAGCAGACACTCAGAAGCCAATCCCCTTAGAAGGCCTAAGTAGGCCTGCAGACCTCCCTGCCAGGGGCCACTTCAGCTCCCAGCTCTAGGATTCAGATGGAACCAATGTAAGCATCCACCCCTTTCTGCTATCAGTGGTTACCTGTACATGCTGGGAGCCTCCTCCGCAGCAAGGAACGTCAGGTAAATGCCCATGTAGAATATGAAAGGACGAGACTGGCCCGAGGCTACAGGTGGGAGGCCATGGGAGCAAGATGGGCAATCATGGGGAACGACTGAAAACAGAAGTGACCTGCACAGATGTCATGTCATCCTGATGAGTGGTCCCTCTCCGGTGGGGCTGGGATGTGCCAGTGGTGATGGGCCTAATGTGGACCATCTGCCAGTTTCCATGGTGTAAACATTTTTtccatggctgatttcaagctaccaagaATGTAACAGCcagctcaaaaacaaaacaaaactgaccaTTTCACACTTGGCTCTACCAAGCCTGGATCCTCGGGCACAGACACAACACAGCTCTGAGTTCCCTCAGTACGGCTTCCCCCCACAGCATATGACGATGTAGAGAAGACGCACAGGGATCGACTAACCTGTCTGCAATCAACACACCTGCTCACCAAGAGGAGACAAGCCTGACAGGTAACAAAGTAAATGCTCTGTGAGATCCTACCCTATGTCCCTCTCAGACAAGGGAATATGTCTTGGTTCACAGTGGCCCAGAAGGGGACTGAAGGCAAGCCTTTAATCGAAGGAGTTTGTTTGCAAGGTAATTCCAGAAAAAGCCAGCAAAAGTGTAGACAGAGGAGTCAGGGCAGGATGAGTGAGAAGAAGACGTGTCAATAAACAGGCAGTAAAGTGGATGACAGGAGCTCAACCCAGCTGGGGACCTCAGGCAGAGGTGTGATACGTCTGGAGGTGGGCCCCCGAGGGAGTGAGGAAGAGGAGATGTTTTTACCCCAagttctcacttttcactttcatgcattggagaaggaaatggcaacccactccagtgttcttgcctggaaaaatcccaggagggagcctggtgggcttccgtctatggggtcacaccgagtcgggcacgactgccgtgacttagcagcagcagcccccaatTGTTAATTGAAGGTGTTCCCTGATACAAACTCCATAGTGCTTCCTGTCTGCCTCAGAGCAAAGGTCAGCTAGAGAATGGGGAGTGGGCAGGACACGGACAGTGTCTGAAACACACAGGCAAATAGACATTGAATCTCTGTGTCACTCTGTCTCTCACGCCCTCGTGGAGAAATCTTCACCCCGATGAGCAGGATACTTCTTTTTAGTGGTACACATTTTTATACTACGTGATCACTAAACACAAACCCACCCCTGACATCTGAGACCCAGCTGAAGAAACAGTATTGAGTCTAAATGCCACAGAAAAGCCATGAGGGATGGGCTATTTCAGAATTCAGATTGTCGAGGGCAAGAGGTACGTCCTGGGCGTTGCACCTGCAGGCTTATCCCTGAGACTGAACTTCGTCTCTGTGAGTGTTTAACAAGGTGAGCAGCCTGGCCCCTCGTGGACTGTCAGCTCCACGTGAGCAGGAACAGCAGCCCCACCAGCTCTGCACCCACGGCAGGTCTCCTTACGTCCTACTGGGtgttggaggaggagggcaggggtgggtgaaGGGCTCGGGAGGGACCCGAGGGTGGGGAGGCAGTTCCTGAGCTCCTGGGGCTGCTGCCTGCCCCATGCCCTCCTGGAAGGAACAGGAGCCTCAGGCTTCTCTGTGTTCACAGGAgtgatctcacacacacacatggacacatacACATAGATGCACACCATATGTGGGGGACCTCCCAGAGTTAGGGATATGGTCCTGatgagtgggagaaggggagacaaAAGTGAAATTAAAGCCTGGAGGAACCTGTTTTCacaagaatttattttcactgtCCAGAAGCCCGAATCTGAACAAATCAGACACTTAAGACTCTTCCCCAGGCTCAGGATCTGACAGCTCTTCTCCATCAACCTCTGCGCCAAGGCCACCATGGCCATTTCCAGGGTAGGATGACACTCTGGAGCTATGAAAAGGAAGCCACAAGCTTCTTTTGGGACTGACTCATGATTAACACTtgacaccccacacacacacacacaccacacctctACCTTCCTGGGCTGCCCAAGGAGCCTTGCAACCCCAGGTCACGCTCTGGCTGTGACCCTTGGAGCATGTGGTTGAATCTCCATACCACAgacagagaggaaactgaggcccacagatggcatggggcttcccagggtcaAGCACATTCCAGCAAAGCTGGATGAGAGCAGAGGCTGAAAACCCATGACTGCAGTCAGTGTGTCATAAGCTGAGCTCAGTCACAATTCCCTGGAGGGCTTGTGAAAATCCAAATGGCTGGGCCCCACTCCAGTGTCAGATTCAGGAAGTCTGAGTGGGTCCTGAGAATCCATCTCATGTCAGTTCCCAGATGGGAACCCCAGTAGAGAACCACTGCTCGAAGGGAGGCAGCCCCAGGGCTGGAGACCTGGGGCTTAGGGAAGGAGGGGCCAGGGTAGGAGGGCCTCTGTCTGCCCTGGATGGGACAGCGGGTCATTGGTACAGAGGATGTTCCACACACTATCTTCCCTAGAACCCCCCCAGTCCAGAAGGGACCACTCACCTCATTACAGTTTAGGTCAAACTGGTCATTGGATGGGTCCAGGGTGACTGTCCCCACACACTGTTTCACCCGCTGGAAGGAGAGGCTCAAGGTCAAACTGGAATCCCCTTGGCCATAACCTCCCAGCCTCACCCCAGAGACAGGAAACCTTCTCAGAAGCTCCCTGTTCAGCTCCCTGGGAAACATTGACCCCAAGCGCCCAgcctcacccctttctccttgaaGTCACACTGCTCCGCGGGCTGCTGAATCGTCCTGGGGCACACAGTCTCCTTCACCGTGAAGCTCACAGGCTTTCGAGTGCCCAGATCTTCATTCTGGTGACGGATTGAAGTGCGGGGGAAACTGGGTTCAGgctcatttttccttctctgatctgtctccctgcccctcacctagACAGTCCCCTCCCCAACTCACATCCTTGGGAGGTGGGTCTAGCTCCAGGAGGCGGTAGAGATTAGCTTCTGAGGACAGCTCATTGAGCTGATCCACAGCACGAAGCACGGCCTCCCTGTAGCTGAGGGCTTGGGCGCTGGCCGAGGGCACCACTAGTCCCAGCAGCAGTAGCCACAGTGACCACCGCCCCAGTGAGAGGCTGGCCCTCTGGGTCTGCATGGTCCCCATTCTGCCTCCTCCCAGGTGAAGGACCCTCCTTTTATGCTCAGCCTGGGCCCTGATGCAAAGGCTCAACCAGGAGTCTTCCTGACTAGCcccatccctgccctcctcccagggcctGAGGTGGACTTGCCTCAGCCCCTGCTGTTGCTTCATGGGTTTTGGGGCAGTTTGAAGAGAGGCCCCTGTGCAAGGTGAAGAAATGGTTTCTCCATCTCCCTGACAACTTCTTGGTCTCTTCTGGACACCCTGGGGAGTGTCACCGGCAGGTTTGCTCAAAATGGTTGAGTCCTTAGGAGAGGGAGGGAGTCAGAAATCTGTCTTACACCTGCACACCTGACAACAGTTTGAAGGACtttgcatgcgtgcgtgctaagtcacttcagcgtgtccaactctttgtgaccccatggattggagtccaccaggctcctctgtccatgggattctccaggcaagaatactggagtgtgtggccatgcccttctccaggggatcttccccatccagggatcaaacccatacgtCTTACATCTCCTAAAccggcaggtgagttctttaccactagcttcacatgggaagcccttaaagGAGTATATTCAACAATAAATCTCCTGCTCAAGGCTCTTGGCCAGTAGGCACTCAGCAACTTTCATGAATGATTGACAGTATCATCATGTCTAGAGCCTAACTCCCCGCCGCCCCCCCCACCAAGCCAGTACCGAGGCAGGCATCAAGGCCACACCATCCTGTCCTATGGGCTCAGTTCTCAGCCAGTCAGGAGCTCGGCTCCATCTGTCCCCTCTTCTGGACTCTTCTGATTACTTTCTCAGTCATATATTTCCCTGGCCAGATGCCTGGGCTGTTACCCTGGCACCTCCCCAGCTAAGTATGAGGAAGTGTCATCTGTATCACGACCACAGTTCTTTGTTCTCTCTCACAGTGAAGGCAACCACAGGATGGACAGTCCTCACCAAATAACTAGGTTAGGTTAATGCCTTCTCTTTACGCAGTTTCTAGAGAGTATGTTCCTAGCTCTCCCTGACCACTGTCCGCCCTCCACACCATTGTCTAGGATCCTGCAAACCACTGATTTGACCGTTTCACCTGCTGCCTTGAGTCAAGGGCAACAAGGTTTGCAGCTTGATGCTCGGTGTTGTCCTCTCCCACTGCCTGCAGGCCTCGggtgtcaggctcccctgtccatcccaaacacTCAGGCACCTCAGAGCCACATGCTCgtctcccatctcctcccctgaCCCCTCTGCTTGCCCTGACCTTCTTCCTTAGGAAGCCTTCACTGATGTCCAAGGAGATTCAGCACCTCATTTATCTTGGGTCCCGCAGCCTTCAGGAAGGTTAAAGCTTTTCTTTACTCAGTTTCTAGAGAGTATGTTCCTGGCTCTCCCCTGACCACTGTCCACCCTCCATACCATTGTCTAGGGGGCTTCTGCAAATCACTGATTTGGGTATTTCACCCACCTCCTTGAGCCAGGGACATTAGGGTCTGGATGCTTGGGTCTCTTTATTGTCCTCACTCCCCACCCTACAGGCCTCAGGTACTGGGTCCCAGGCCACCCCGATCACTCGGGCCCGTCGGAGCCTCCAGCTCATCTCCCAGCTGTGCCCTGGTCCCTCTGCTTGCCCTGGCCTTCCTCCTTGGAAAGGCATCCCTGATCTCTAAGAACACTCAGAATCTCCTCCTCTTGGCTCTCACAGCCCTGAGAAAGTTTCTTCTCATTTGACTCCATGTCCAGTCGTGTGGGTGAGACACCAGGCTTGAGGGCTGGTGCTGGGTGGTAGAGAGAGCACAGATGGGAGCCATAAGCAGCCAAGTGTTAGAGGGGCTCAGGGACCATGAAGCTCATTCGAATAAGGCTTGCCTTGGGATAGCCATGTGACTGGAGGCCAGGGGTAGCTCTTGGCATGTGTTGACCTGTGGGACTCTGGGCAGTTGGCTGGGGCCCCTCGGAAGTGGCAGCTGGATGGAAGGTGCTGGTTACACATCAGCCTTGGAGAGAGAAGGACAGGTGGGCCTTGGTGCAACCTGGTTACACAGCCCAGGTCTTGCCCCAGTGGCCTCTTGGTCAAGCTGTATCCTTTTCCCAAGTCAAAGAAGGAAAGCGAGGTGATTACAATAGAAAATTACTAGCAATACACATGGTTACTGGCTATTAGGTAAGCCTGAAACCCTCCCTGTGCTATcttgcctctgggcctttgcattGGCTCACACTTCAGACTGaagtcccctcccccatcctccctaATTCTGTGTAGGGTCCTCAGTGTGGTCCTTGATGGCACCTCTCATGGTGAGGAGCATGTCTTCCATGCCCTGAGCAACCAGCTTTTCTGGCTTAGTCCTCACAGCCTGTTAGGGCTGAGGTCTTCTCAGGAAAGACGGCACAGCCCTTGTCTCCAGCCGGCATGTCCCCACTCCGCATCTGAACCTTGAGACACCCGCGTGCACATTTCACCCCAACAAACTCTAGTAGGAGCCCTGATCCTGCATTGCCCCCTCCTTTGCTCCTCCCAGCCATCTTTCCTGTCCATGAGACTCTGGGGCAAGGAGAACCAGAATCCAGTCCCAAACAGTGCCCCCAGACCTCTGGGAACACCCACCAGCTCTCTGTGTAGGTCAGttgatgaggaaaatgagacccACAGGTAAACCATTCAATCAAGGACCCCCCTCACTAGGAAATGGCAGACTCAGCAGGGTGACCCGAACCCTCCCTCAGGGAGGCGCTCTACCCTGGGACGAGCTTAAACCTCAGCCCAAAAGCCCTGGAACTGGCATTGCATCCCTGCTTTAGGACTCACTGAGGAGGGAGCTGGGCTCTCATGTCCCTTCACAGGCAGTCACTTACACAGGCCAAGCGCAGAGGAGACAGAGTATCCCAGCTGTCTCCTGGGGAGGGGGAAGCTGTGAAGGCAGCTGTGAAGGGACCTGAGAGCCATTACCATCTACCTCCCACAGTCCCAACAGCTGAGGGTCCTCAGGGCAGCCGCCCACTGACAGGATTGAACAGGACACTAACATACCTACCTGCCCAGCGCCCACCCAGAGACCAGCATCCCTCTGGCCCACCTCAACCAAAAGGGTCAAAACTGAACTGTCGtctccccacacacacatttcGTACCTACCCCCAGGCACCGAGCAGCCCGGGACTGTGCTGTCACAACCCACGCCCGCATGGTCCAGCCTGTCAGGGCACCAACCTGCCTTATTTTGTCTTCAGTACCTCATCCCAGGCAGCCCGACACTCTCTCAGCCTCTAGAGAGGCTCCTCCCCCCTCTCGGGGCCACTGCCCTGGCCTGATGCTCAAAGCCATTAATGGAAGGACCTGATATTTGTTCTCTCAGGGAGTAAGAGGTCCAGGGATCGAAGAGCAGACACTCAGAAGCCAATCCCCTTAGAAGGCGCTAAGTAGGCCTGCAGACCTCCCTGCCAGGGACCACTTCAGCTCCCAGCTCTAGGATTCAGATGGAACCAATGTAAGCATCCACCCCTTTCTGCTATCAGTGGTTACCTGTACATGCTGGGAGCCTCCTCCGCAGCAAGGAATGTCAGGTAAATGCCCATGTAGAATATGAAAGGACGAGACTGGCCCGAGGCTACAGGTGGGAGGCCATGGGAGCAAGATGGGCAATCATGGGGAACGACTGAAAACAGAAGTGACCTGCACAGATGTCATGTCATCCTGATGAGTGGTCCCTCTCTCCGGTGGGGCTGGGATGTGCCAGCGGTGATGGGCCTAATGTGGACCATCTGCCAGTTTCCATGGTGTAAACATTTTTtccatggctgatttcaagctaccaagaATGTAACAGCcagctcaaaaaacaaaacaaaactgaccaTTTCACACTTGGCTCTACCAAGCCTGGATCCTCGGGCACAGACACAACACAGCTCTGAGTTCCCTCAGTACGGCTTCCCCCCACAGCATATGACGATGTAGAGAAGACGCACAGGGATCACTAACCTGTCTGCAATCAACACACCTGCTCACCAAGAGGAGACAAGCCTGACAGGTAACAAAGTAAATGCTCTGTGAGATCCTACCCTATGTCCCTCTCAGACAAGGGAATATGTCTTGGTTCACAGTGGCCCAGAAGGGGACTGAAGGCAAGCCTTTAATCGAAGGAGTTTGTTTGCAAGGTAATTCCAGAAAAAGCCAGCAAAAGTGTAGACAGAGGAGTCAGGGCAGGATGAGTGAGAAGAAGACATGTCAATAAACAGGCAGTAAAGTGGATGACAGGAGCTCAACCCAGCTGGGGACCTCAGGCAGAGGTGTGATACGTCTGGAGGTGGGCCCCCGAGGGAGTGAGGAAGAGGAGATGTTTTTACCCCAagttctcacttttcactttcatgcattggagaaggaaatggcaacccactccagtgttcttgcctggaaaatcccagggaggggagcctggtgggcttccgtctatggggtcacaccgagtcgggcacgactgccgtgacttagcagcagcagcccccaatTGTTAATTGAAGGTGTTCCCTGATACAAACTCCATAGTGCTTCCTGTCTGCCTCAGAGCAAAGGTCAGCTAGAGAATGGGGAGTGGGCAGGACACGGACAGTGTCTGAAACACACAGGCAAATAGACATGGAATCTCTGTGTCACTCTGTCTCTCACGCCCTCGTGGAGAAATCTTCACCCTGATGAGCAGGATACTTCTTTTTAATGGTACACATTTTTATACTACGTGATCGCTAAGCACAAACCCACCCCTGACATCTGAGACCCAGCTGAAGAAACAGTATTGAGTCTAAATGCCACAGAAAAGCCATGAGGGATGGGCTATTTCAGAATTCAGATTGTCGAGGGCAAGAGGTACGTCCTGGGCGTTGCACCTGCAGGCTTATCCCTGAGACTGAACTTCATCTCTGTGAGTGTTTAACAAGGTGATTCTCCTGGCCCCTTGTGGACTGTCAGCTCCACATGAGCAGGAGCAGCAGCCCCACCAGCTCTGCACCCACGGCAGGTCTCCTTCCATCCTACTGGGTGTtggagggggagggcaggggtgggtgaaGGGCTTGGGAGGGACCCGAGGGTGAGGACGCTGTCCTGGAGCTCCTGGGGCTGCTGCCTGCCTTGTGCCCTTCTGGAAGGAACAGGAGCCTCACGCTTCTCTGtgttcacacatacatacacacacacacatagacaaacacacagacacacacagaaacatagacacacacacacagaggcacacacacacagagtagccCTCTGAGAGTTAAGGACTCAGTCTCAATAAGTGGGAAGAGGTGAGAAAGTAGAAATTGAAGCCTGGAGGAAGTTGTTTTcacaagaatttatttttcaccATCCAGCAGTCTAAGCCAAAACAAATCAGAACATTAGGACTCTTCTGTGGACTCAGGATTCACCAAAATTCTTTAATGGGTGTGATGGCAGCCAATCCTTCACCATTTTCAAGGACACCTTGGAATGAGAGACGTCAACAGGAATGGACGTGGACTTGGCATTGGTCTTGGCCACAGCGCTAAACTTGACCTTGGCCTTCACAATGATTATCACAGGGGTTTTGGCCATGGActtggccctggccctggccttgGCAGTGGTAATGGCAATGGCTTTGGCCATGGCCTTTCCCTTGGGAAACGTTGATGCTGGGGATGAAGTCTCCTGACACTCTGAAGCTGTAAACCATGACAAAACAGATTTGTTGTGGGACTGGGCAAGGGTCAAGACAAGATCCCTCACTTCACACCTGAACAGCCCTCTAACTGGGACACCACGAGTGTTGGGCCCTGTTCACCCTCGGGCTGTTATCTTTGAAGCATATGATTGAATCCCTATATACAGAGACTTGTGGAGAAACTGACGTCCACAGACAACATGGGGCTTCGCAGGGCCACAAGCCCATCCTAGCAAAGCTGGATTAGAGCAGGGGATGAAAGATCATTACTTACTTGAGTCAATGCCTCTCAACTTCAGCCCAGTCAGAATTCCCTAGAGGCCTTGTGAAAATACAGTGGCTAGATGCCACCCCAGAGTCTGATTCAGAAGCTCAGTGGGACCTGAGAACCTGTCTCATGTCAGTTCCGGGGTGGGGACCGCATTACAGAAACACTGCTCTAAGGGATGCAGAGCCAGGGCTGGAGACCTGGGGctcaggggagggaggggcccGGGTAGGAGGGCCTTTCTCTGCCCCGGATGGGGCAGCGGGTCATTGGTCCTAAGCATGTTCCACAACCCACCTTGTTAGCATCTGCACAACACAGAAAGGGACACTCACCTCATTACAGTTTAGACCAAACGGGTCATCAGACCGGTACAGGCTGAGTGTCCCCACACACTGTTTCACCAGCTGGAAGGGTACCTCAAGGTCAAACTGGAACCCCCAGGCCATAATCTCCCAGGCTCACCTCACCCTCTAGATGCTGGAAACCTTCCCGATTTCCCTGTCCAGCTCGCACTGAGAAGCATTGATCCCAGCCCTCAGTCTCAGTCCCCAGGCTCACCCCATTTTCCTTGAAGTCACACTGCTCTGGGGGCTGCAGGTTCGACCTGGGACACACGGTCTCCTTCACCCTGAAGTTCACAGGCTTTCGAGCTCCCCGGTCCTCCAATGGTCAACAATCAAAGTGGGGAAACTAGGTTCACTCATGTTTCCTTCTCTGATCtgtctccctgcccccaacccagaCGGCAGCCTCTCCAGCCCACTGTGTGTCCGGCCCTGGGCTTGGTGCTGGGAGCacaggggaggggacagaggccaTGCCTGGCCTCACGGGCACACAGAGAGCAGAAGCGGCCCTCACAGCAGCGCTGATGGCAGCGCCTCCCCTCAGAGGGGCTGAGGGAGGTCAGGGCCGCCTGCAAGGAGAGCCATTGTCACTGGAGCCTCCAGGCTGACACAGCTCCCCCTGGCAGAGAGACACCGAGGTTCAGGGGGGACACTAGCAGAGAAGTCACCTCACAGAGCCTGTGACCCCCTCCATCCCTGGAGCTCCCAGAAGTCCAGGGAACCTGAGCCAGGTGTGCAGGGCGCCTGTTCCCACAGCAGAGATGCtaagacaggaagcctggtgctgGGAGATGACCCAGGTCTGGGAAGGTttcctggaagaggtgggaaCCCACCTAGAGGGAAAAGTGCCTTCCTGACAGGAGGTACAGCCAGAGTGAAGGGGCGACAGTGTGGCCAAAGCAGGCAGGAGAAAGGCTTGTCCCCGGTCCCCTCCCCAACTCACGTCCTAGGGAGGCGGGTCTAGCTCCAGGAGGTGGTAGAGATGAGCTTCTGAGGACCGCTCATTGAGCTGATCCACAGCACGAAGCACGGCCTCCCTGTAGCTGAGGGCCTGGGCGCTGGCCGAGGGCAGCACTAgtcccagcagcagcagccacagcgaCCAGCACCCCAGGGAGAGGCTGGCCCTCTGGG comes from the Bos mutus isolate GX-2022 chromosome 22, NWIPB_WYAK_1.1, whole genome shotgun sequence genome and includes:
- the LOC138984657 gene encoding cathelicidin-4: MQTQRASLSLGRWSLWLLLLGLVVPSASAQALSYREAVLRAVDQLNELSSEANLYRLLELDPPPKDNEDLGTRKPVSFTVKETVCPRTIQQPAEQCDFKEKGRVKQCVGTVTLDPSNDQFDLNCNELQSVILPWKWPWWPWRRG